The following are from one region of the Prionailurus bengalensis isolate Pbe53 chromosome A2, Fcat_Pben_1.1_paternal_pri, whole genome shotgun sequence genome:
- the FZR1 gene encoding fizzy-related protein homolog isoform X3, producing the protein MSGASSGRSSFRTRTRCPAKHGDRFIPSRAGANWSVNFHRINENEKSPSQNRKAKDATSDNGKDGLAYSALLKNELLGAGIEKVQDPQTEDRRLQPSTPEKKGLFTYSLSTKRSSPDDGNDVSPYSLSPVSNKSQKLLRSPRKPTRKISKIPFKVLDAPELQDDFYLNLVDWSSLNVLSVGLGTCVYLWSACTSQVTRLCDLSVEGDSVTSVGWSERGNLVAVGTHKGFVQIWDAAAGKKLSMLEGHTARVGALAWNADQLSSGSRDRMILQRDIRTPPLQSERRLQGHRQEVCGLKWSTDHQLLASGGNDNKLLVWNHSSLSPVQQYTEHLAAVKAIAWSPHQHGLLASGGGTADRCIRFWNTLTGQPLQCIDTGSQVCNLAWSKHANELVSTHGYSQNQILVWKYPSLTQVAKLTGHSYRVLYLAMSPDGEAIVTGAGDETLRFWNVFSKTRSTKVKWESVSVLNLFTRIR; encoded by the exons ATGAGCGGCGCCTCCTCCGGCAGATCGTCGTTCAGAACGAGAACACGATGCCCTGC CAAGCACGGAGACCGCTTCATCCCCTCGAGAGCCGGTGCCAACTGGAGCGTCAATTTCCACAGGATCAAT GAGAATGAGAAGTCTCCCAGCCAAAATCGGAAAGCCAAGGACGCCACCTCGGACAACGGCAAAG ATGGCCTGGCCTACTCCGCCTTGCTGAAGAACGAGCTGCTGGGAGCCGGCATCGAGAAGGTGCAGGACCCGCAGACGGAGGACCGAAGGCTGCAGCCCTCCACGCCTGAGAAGAAGGGCCTGTTCACG tATTCCCTCAGCACCAAGCGCTCCAGCCCCGACGATGGCAACGATGTGTCTCCCTACTCCTTGTCCCCCGTTAGCAACAAGAG TCAGAAGCTACTGCGGTCGCCACGGAAACCCACCCGCAAGATCTCCAAGATCCCCTTCAAGGTCCTGGACGCGCCAGAGCTGCAGGACGACTTCTACCTGAACCTGGTGGACTGGTCGTCCCTCAATGTGCTCAGCGTGGGGCTGGGGACCTGCGTGTACCTGTGGAGCGCCTGCACCAGCCAG GTGACCCGGCTCTGTGACCTCTCGGTGGAAGGGGACTCGGTGACCTCCGTGGGCTGGTCTGAACGG GGGAACCTGGTGGCCGTTGGCACGCACAAGGGCTTTGTGCAGATCTGGGACGCAGCTGCAGGAAAGAAGCTGTCCATGCTGGAAGGCCACACGGCACGCGTTG GGGCGCTGGCCTGGAACGCTGACCAGCTCTCGTCCGGGAGCCGGGACCGCATGATCCTGCAGAGGGACATCCGGACCCCGCCCCTGCAGTCAGAGCGGCGGCTGCAGGGCCACCGGCAGGAGGTGTGTGGGCTCAAGTGGTCCACGGACCACCAGCTCCTCGCCTCGGGGGGCAACGACAACAAG CTGCTGGTCTGGAACCACTCGAGCCTGAGCCCCGTGCAGCAGTACACGGAGCACCTGGCGGCCGTGAAGGCCATCGCCTGGTCCCCGCACCAGCACGGGCTGCTGGCGTCTGGCGGTGGCACGGCCGATCGCTGCATCCGTTTCTGGAACACGCTCACGGGGCAGCCGCTGCAGTGCATCGACACGGGCTCCCAGGTGTGCAACCTCGCCTGGTCCAAGCACGCCAACGAGCTG GTGAGCACGCACGGCTACTCGCAGAACCAGATCCTGGTGTGGAAGTACCCGTCCCTGACCCAGGTGGCAAAGCTGACCGGGCACTCGTACAGGGTCCTGTACCTG
- the FZR1 gene encoding fizzy-related protein homolog isoform X1 translates to MDQDYERRLLRQIVVQNENTMPCVAEMRRTLTPANSPVSSPSKHGDRFIPSRAGANWSVNFHRINENEKSPSQNRKAKDATSDNGKDGLAYSALLKNELLGAGIEKVQDPQTEDRRLQPSTPEKKGLFTYSLSTKRSSPDDGNDVSPYSLSPVSNKSQKLLRSPRKPTRKISKIPFKVLDAPELQDDFYLNLVDWSSLNVLSVGLGTCVYLWSACTSQVTRLCDLSVEGDSVTSVGWSERGNLVAVGTHKGFVQIWDAAAGKKLSMLEGHTARVGALAWNADQLSSGSRDRMILQRDIRTPPLQSERRLQGHRQEVCGLKWSTDHQLLASGGNDNKLLVWNHSSLSPVQQYTEHLAAVKAIAWSPHQHGLLASGGGTADRCIRFWNTLTGQPLQCIDTGSQVCNLAWSKHANELVSTHGYSQNQILVWKYPSLTQVAKLTGHSYRVLYLAMSPDGEAIVTGAGDETLRFWNVFSKTRSTKVKWESVSVLNLFTRIR, encoded by the exons ATGGACCAGGACTATGAGCGGCGCCTCCTCCGGCAGATCGTCGTTCAGAACGAGAACACGATGCCCTGC GTCGCAGAGATGCGGCGAACCCTGACGCCCGCCAACTCTCCCGTGTCCTCCCCCAGCAAGCACGGAGACCGCTTCATCCCCTCGAGAGCCGGTGCCAACTGGAGCGTCAATTTCCACAGGATCAAT GAGAATGAGAAGTCTCCCAGCCAAAATCGGAAAGCCAAGGACGCCACCTCGGACAACGGCAAAG ATGGCCTGGCCTACTCCGCCTTGCTGAAGAACGAGCTGCTGGGAGCCGGCATCGAGAAGGTGCAGGACCCGCAGACGGAGGACCGAAGGCTGCAGCCCTCCACGCCTGAGAAGAAGGGCCTGTTCACG tATTCCCTCAGCACCAAGCGCTCCAGCCCCGACGATGGCAACGATGTGTCTCCCTACTCCTTGTCCCCCGTTAGCAACAAGAG TCAGAAGCTACTGCGGTCGCCACGGAAACCCACCCGCAAGATCTCCAAGATCCCCTTCAAGGTCCTGGACGCGCCAGAGCTGCAGGACGACTTCTACCTGAACCTGGTGGACTGGTCGTCCCTCAATGTGCTCAGCGTGGGGCTGGGGACCTGCGTGTACCTGTGGAGCGCCTGCACCAGCCAG GTGACCCGGCTCTGTGACCTCTCGGTGGAAGGGGACTCGGTGACCTCCGTGGGCTGGTCTGAACGG GGGAACCTGGTGGCCGTTGGCACGCACAAGGGCTTTGTGCAGATCTGGGACGCAGCTGCAGGAAAGAAGCTGTCCATGCTGGAAGGCCACACGGCACGCGTTG GGGCGCTGGCCTGGAACGCTGACCAGCTCTCGTCCGGGAGCCGGGACCGCATGATCCTGCAGAGGGACATCCGGACCCCGCCCCTGCAGTCAGAGCGGCGGCTGCAGGGCCACCGGCAGGAGGTGTGTGGGCTCAAGTGGTCCACGGACCACCAGCTCCTCGCCTCGGGGGGCAACGACAACAAG CTGCTGGTCTGGAACCACTCGAGCCTGAGCCCCGTGCAGCAGTACACGGAGCACCTGGCGGCCGTGAAGGCCATCGCCTGGTCCCCGCACCAGCACGGGCTGCTGGCGTCTGGCGGTGGCACGGCCGATCGCTGCATCCGTTTCTGGAACACGCTCACGGGGCAGCCGCTGCAGTGCATCGACACGGGCTCCCAGGTGTGCAACCTCGCCTGGTCCAAGCACGCCAACGAGCTG GTGAGCACGCACGGCTACTCGCAGAACCAGATCCTGGTGTGGAAGTACCCGTCCCTGACCCAGGTGGCAAAGCTGACCGGGCACTCGTACAGGGTCCTGTACCTG
- the FZR1 gene encoding fizzy-related protein homolog isoform X4: MSGASSGRSSFRTRTRCPAKHGDRFIPSRAGANWSVNFHRINENEKSPSQNRKAKDATSDNGKDGLAYSALLKNELLGAGIEKVQDPQTEDRRLQPSTPEKKGLFTYSLSTKRSSPDDGNDVSPYSLSPVSNKSQKLLRSPRKPTRKISKIPFKVLDAPELQDDFYLNLVDWSSLNVLSVGLGTCVYLWSACTSQVTRLCDLSVEGDSVTSVGWSERGNLVAVGTHKGFVQIWDAAAGKKLSMLEGHTARVGALAWNADQLSSGSRDRMILQRDIRTPPLQSERRLQGHRQEVCGLKWSTDHQLLASGGNDNKLLVWNHSSLSPVQQYTEHLAAVKAIAWSPHQHGLLASGGGTADRCIRFWNTLTGQPLQCIDTGSQVCNLAWSKHANELVSTHGYSQNQILVWKYPSLTQVAKLTGHSYRVLYLAMSPDGEAIVTGAGDETLRFWNVFSKTRSTKESVSVLNLFTRIR, from the exons ATGAGCGGCGCCTCCTCCGGCAGATCGTCGTTCAGAACGAGAACACGATGCCCTGC CAAGCACGGAGACCGCTTCATCCCCTCGAGAGCCGGTGCCAACTGGAGCGTCAATTTCCACAGGATCAAT GAGAATGAGAAGTCTCCCAGCCAAAATCGGAAAGCCAAGGACGCCACCTCGGACAACGGCAAAG ATGGCCTGGCCTACTCCGCCTTGCTGAAGAACGAGCTGCTGGGAGCCGGCATCGAGAAGGTGCAGGACCCGCAGACGGAGGACCGAAGGCTGCAGCCCTCCACGCCTGAGAAGAAGGGCCTGTTCACG tATTCCCTCAGCACCAAGCGCTCCAGCCCCGACGATGGCAACGATGTGTCTCCCTACTCCTTGTCCCCCGTTAGCAACAAGAG TCAGAAGCTACTGCGGTCGCCACGGAAACCCACCCGCAAGATCTCCAAGATCCCCTTCAAGGTCCTGGACGCGCCAGAGCTGCAGGACGACTTCTACCTGAACCTGGTGGACTGGTCGTCCCTCAATGTGCTCAGCGTGGGGCTGGGGACCTGCGTGTACCTGTGGAGCGCCTGCACCAGCCAG GTGACCCGGCTCTGTGACCTCTCGGTGGAAGGGGACTCGGTGACCTCCGTGGGCTGGTCTGAACGG GGGAACCTGGTGGCCGTTGGCACGCACAAGGGCTTTGTGCAGATCTGGGACGCAGCTGCAGGAAAGAAGCTGTCCATGCTGGAAGGCCACACGGCACGCGTTG GGGCGCTGGCCTGGAACGCTGACCAGCTCTCGTCCGGGAGCCGGGACCGCATGATCCTGCAGAGGGACATCCGGACCCCGCCCCTGCAGTCAGAGCGGCGGCTGCAGGGCCACCGGCAGGAGGTGTGTGGGCTCAAGTGGTCCACGGACCACCAGCTCCTCGCCTCGGGGGGCAACGACAACAAG CTGCTGGTCTGGAACCACTCGAGCCTGAGCCCCGTGCAGCAGTACACGGAGCACCTGGCGGCCGTGAAGGCCATCGCCTGGTCCCCGCACCAGCACGGGCTGCTGGCGTCTGGCGGTGGCACGGCCGATCGCTGCATCCGTTTCTGGAACACGCTCACGGGGCAGCCGCTGCAGTGCATCGACACGGGCTCCCAGGTGTGCAACCTCGCCTGGTCCAAGCACGCCAACGAGCTG GTGAGCACGCACGGCTACTCGCAGAACCAGATCCTGGTGTGGAAGTACCCGTCCCTGACCCAGGTGGCAAAGCTGACCGGGCACTCGTACAGGGTCCTGTACCTG
- the FZR1 gene encoding fizzy-related protein homolog isoform X2: MDQDYERRLLRQIVVQNENTMPCVAEMRRTLTPANSPVSSPSKHGDRFIPSRAGANWSVNFHRINENEKSPSQNRKAKDATSDNGKDGLAYSALLKNELLGAGIEKVQDPQTEDRRLQPSTPEKKGLFTYSLSTKRSSPDDGNDVSPYSLSPVSNKSQKLLRSPRKPTRKISKIPFKVLDAPELQDDFYLNLVDWSSLNVLSVGLGTCVYLWSACTSQVTRLCDLSVEGDSVTSVGWSERGNLVAVGTHKGFVQIWDAAAGKKLSMLEGHTARVGALAWNADQLSSGSRDRMILQRDIRTPPLQSERRLQGHRQEVCGLKWSTDHQLLASGGNDNKLLVWNHSSLSPVQQYTEHLAAVKAIAWSPHQHGLLASGGGTADRCIRFWNTLTGQPLQCIDTGSQVCNLAWSKHANELVSTHGYSQNQILVWKYPSLTQVAKLTGHSYRVLYLAMSPDGEAIVTGAGDETLRFWNVFSKTRSTKESVSVLNLFTRIR, encoded by the exons ATGGACCAGGACTATGAGCGGCGCCTCCTCCGGCAGATCGTCGTTCAGAACGAGAACACGATGCCCTGC GTCGCAGAGATGCGGCGAACCCTGACGCCCGCCAACTCTCCCGTGTCCTCCCCCAGCAAGCACGGAGACCGCTTCATCCCCTCGAGAGCCGGTGCCAACTGGAGCGTCAATTTCCACAGGATCAAT GAGAATGAGAAGTCTCCCAGCCAAAATCGGAAAGCCAAGGACGCCACCTCGGACAACGGCAAAG ATGGCCTGGCCTACTCCGCCTTGCTGAAGAACGAGCTGCTGGGAGCCGGCATCGAGAAGGTGCAGGACCCGCAGACGGAGGACCGAAGGCTGCAGCCCTCCACGCCTGAGAAGAAGGGCCTGTTCACG tATTCCCTCAGCACCAAGCGCTCCAGCCCCGACGATGGCAACGATGTGTCTCCCTACTCCTTGTCCCCCGTTAGCAACAAGAG TCAGAAGCTACTGCGGTCGCCACGGAAACCCACCCGCAAGATCTCCAAGATCCCCTTCAAGGTCCTGGACGCGCCAGAGCTGCAGGACGACTTCTACCTGAACCTGGTGGACTGGTCGTCCCTCAATGTGCTCAGCGTGGGGCTGGGGACCTGCGTGTACCTGTGGAGCGCCTGCACCAGCCAG GTGACCCGGCTCTGTGACCTCTCGGTGGAAGGGGACTCGGTGACCTCCGTGGGCTGGTCTGAACGG GGGAACCTGGTGGCCGTTGGCACGCACAAGGGCTTTGTGCAGATCTGGGACGCAGCTGCAGGAAAGAAGCTGTCCATGCTGGAAGGCCACACGGCACGCGTTG GGGCGCTGGCCTGGAACGCTGACCAGCTCTCGTCCGGGAGCCGGGACCGCATGATCCTGCAGAGGGACATCCGGACCCCGCCCCTGCAGTCAGAGCGGCGGCTGCAGGGCCACCGGCAGGAGGTGTGTGGGCTCAAGTGGTCCACGGACCACCAGCTCCTCGCCTCGGGGGGCAACGACAACAAG CTGCTGGTCTGGAACCACTCGAGCCTGAGCCCCGTGCAGCAGTACACGGAGCACCTGGCGGCCGTGAAGGCCATCGCCTGGTCCCCGCACCAGCACGGGCTGCTGGCGTCTGGCGGTGGCACGGCCGATCGCTGCATCCGTTTCTGGAACACGCTCACGGGGCAGCCGCTGCAGTGCATCGACACGGGCTCCCAGGTGTGCAACCTCGCCTGGTCCAAGCACGCCAACGAGCTG GTGAGCACGCACGGCTACTCGCAGAACCAGATCCTGGTGTGGAAGTACCCGTCCCTGACCCAGGTGGCAAAGCTGACCGGGCACTCGTACAGGGTCCTGTACCTG